A genomic stretch from Prionailurus bengalensis isolate Pbe53 chromosome E2, Fcat_Pben_1.1_paternal_pri, whole genome shotgun sequence includes:
- the ADGRG3 gene encoding LOW QUALITY PROTEIN: adhesion G protein-coupled receptor G3 (The sequence of the model RefSeq protein was modified relative to this genomic sequence to represent the inferred CDS: inserted 1 base in 1 codon): MVTPGALRVLFLLLLLLWASGMENSRILEQPRNVCLGLINEGNYESFHLENTAGCFTKCRQSGNEPCDLKNLQRYWLKYEFHLVENQMGIVNTXFLKAVVQSVSTNISEDLLFSLTPSQVPRPVTEEEHEPPDRVRLPRSLFESLQDSRSVVRLAITLLDIGPGNLFKGPELSLEDSSSVLNNRLVGLSLGNISVSKLAEPLEITFSHQRPPSNMTFSCVFWDVTKGSTGDWSSTGCSTELSAKRTVCRCDHLTFFALLLRPILDRATVQALIRISQAGCGASMIFLAFTVLLYAALRFYRQRFKSEDAPKVHVALSISLFLLNLAFFINVGHGREPSDAACWARGAIFHYFLLCTFTWMGLEAFHLYLLVIKVFNTYFGHYFLKLSLVGWGLPALIVIGTGSANSYGHYAIRDKKNMATLELCWFREKTAVSALYVTVHGYFLITCLFSAVVLGLVSWKIFTLSTATAGKEQGPNWKGVLTVLGLSSLVGATWWLAILTPLGRSTIYVFALFNSLQGVFIFCWFAVLYFPSRTAVASSSGTARIDQVHTASQE, translated from the exons ATGGTGACACCCGGGGCCCTGAGGGTCCTGTTTCTGCTGCTCctcctgctctgggcctcag GTATGGAAAATTCTAGGATCCTGGAGCAACCGAGAAACGTCTGCCTGGGGCTCATCAATGAGGGCAACTATGAGTCCTTCCACCTGGAGAACACAGCTGGCTGCTTCACAAAATGCAGGCAGTCAGGGAATGAACCCTGCGACCTGAAAAACTTACAGAG ATACTGGCTGAAATACGAGTTCCATCTGGTGGAGAATCAGATGGGGATAGTGAATA TCTTTTTGAAGGCTGTTGTCCAGAGTGTCAGCACCAACATCTCAGAAGACCTGCTCTTCTCTCTGACGCCTTCCCAG GTTCCAAGGCCAGTGACAGAGGAGGAGCATGAGCCCCCCGACAGAGTCCGGCTGCCCCGGAGTCTCTTTGAATCCCTTCAGGACAGCAGGTCGGTGGTCCGGCTGGCCATCACGCTCCTGGACATCGGTCCAGGGAATCTCTTTAAG GGCCCCGAGCTCAGCCTGGAGGACAGCAGCAGCGTGTTGAACAACCGCCTGGTGGGCTTGAGTTTGGGCAATATATCTGTCAGCAAGCTGGCTGAGCCTTTGGAGATCACCTTCTCCCACCAGCGCCCACCCTCT AACATGACCTTCAGCTGTGTATTCTGGGATGTGACTAAAG ggTCAACAGGAGACTGGTCTTCCACAGGCTGCTCCACAGAGCTCAGCGCCAAGAGGACTGTCTGTCGCTGTGACCACCTGACCTTCTTCGCTTTGCTGCTG AGGCCGATCTTGGACCGGGCCACGGTGCAGGCCCTCATTCGCATTTCCCAGGCTGGCTGTGGAGCCTCGATGATCTTCCTGGCCTTCACTGTTCTTCTGTATGCTGCCCTGAG GTTCTACCGGCAGCGGTTCAAGTCAGAAGATGCCCCCAAGGTCCACGTGGCCCTGAGCATTAGCTTGTTTCTCCTGAATCTAGCCTTCTTCATCAATGTGGGGCATGGCCGTGAGCCGTCAGATGCCGCCTGCTGGGCCCGGGGGGCCATCTTCCACTATTTCCTACTCTGTACCTTTACCTGGATGGGCCTGGAAGCCTTCCACCTCTACCTGCTCGTCATCAAGGTCTTCAACACCTACTTTGGGCACTATTTCCTGAAGCTGAGCCTCGTGGGCTGGG GCCTGCCTGCCCTAATCGTCATTGGCACCGGGAGCGCCAACAGCTATGGCCACTATGCCATCCGCGACAAGAAGAACATGGCCACGCTGGAGCT GTGTTGGTTCCGTGAGAAGACCGCTGTCTCTGCCCTCTACGTCACCGTCCATGGCTACTTCCTTATCACCTGCCTCTTCAGCGCTGTGGTCCTGGGCCTGGTGTCCTGGAAGATCTTCACTCTGTCGACTGCCACAGCAGGCAAGGAGCAGGGACCGAACTGGAAGGGAGTGCTCACCGTGCTGGGCCTCTCGAGCCTGGTGGGTGCGACCTGGTGGCTGGCCATCCTCACGCCCCTGGGCCGATCCACCATCTATGTCTTCGCGCTGTTCAACTCCCTGCAAG GTGTCTTCATCTTCTGCTGGTTCGCCGTGCTCTACTTCCCCAGCCGGACTGCCGTGGCCTCCTCTTCTGGCACCGCCAGAATTGACCAGGTCCACACCGCGTCTCAAGAATAG